The following DNA comes from Cucumis sativus cultivar 9930 chromosome 7, Cucumber_9930_V3, whole genome shotgun sequence.
tttttgtaatgaAAAAGGCATCTGACGTCCAATAACAGTGCCAAGATTACCACAACAAAATGGTTTGACAGAGAGGAAAAATCGAACAATCTTGAACATGACAAGAAGCAtgttaaagataaaaaaagatgttGAGGGAATTTTGAACGAAAGCTGGAGCTTGTGTGGTCTATTTAACAAATTGAGCACCAACTAAAAGTGTGCATGCTATGACACCTCAAGAAGCATGGAATGGAATAAAGCCTAGAACTGGTCATTTTAAGGTGTTAGAGAGTATTTTGCATATGCTAATGtgtcaaaggaaaaaaagaccAAGCTTGACGATCGAAGCGAGAAACTCATCTTCATTGGCTATGACACAAGTTCGAAGGGTTATCGTTTCTACAATCCTTTGAATGGAAATGTTATCATTATTAGTAGAGATTTTTAATGAAAGATTTTCTTGGGATTGGAATATACACACAGGAGGAGTATGCCTATGTTCCATactttgaagaagaaaatgaaccaaCCAAAAATGATATGGGTTAAGTTTTGCCCATTctatgaagaaaaatgagacACATATAACAATATCTTCCTTATGTTCACgattatttatcaatatcttttaataaGAAGTCAAAAGCTATTTCTTAAATATCtcctttaaagaagaaaacatttctcatatttaggaatattttattgtgagttcttattatttggctctttaaaaagaataagttCTATGAACGTAAAATTATTCTTCATAAcgatttatattttttgtaaagaATATGTACAAAGGTAAACTGGTTACCTTCTACATTATGATagattattgaaatttgacaGAGTATCGattgataagaaatatgaataaagACTGAGATAATTGTACTGCGGTTAATGAATTCAGGGGAGCCTAAATTCGTCTTTGAGGAGATCAAGTTTACCATTAGGGAGAGCTTGAGTTTATGCAGTTAAGTTACGGTGATAACTTGTTAATGTAACTTTAGGGTTAagttacaaaattttgaatctcaataatattttttatctaaGCAAAGAAGCTCCCCAAATGTAGGTCATATTTGTCGAACTGGATTACCAAAGTGCACTGTGTTATTTGTCTTCCATGTACTCTAGTTATTCCTATAGTTAAATACTTTATTGTAAGCCTATATAAAGTATGTTTAGTTAAATCAAAACTTAGTTTCTCCCCACTTATGTCATCCTCTTTCTCTTCTAACAATGTGTTAGAGTAGCACATTAGTAACCAACCAACCTAGATTAGTTTGAcgaattttgatattattcatggatttgtatgtatatacataaatgatTCACTAATAATggataaagaaaagaatttgtaTCTAATCCAATACATACTTCGTCTTTCTTATTGAGTTAAAACTTTGGCTCGTGAACACATAAGCATTGTACGTGATGTTCATAAATCATTGACACATTggatactttttttaaaaaaaataaacaatatattattagatattaaattgtattattttaaatcaaataagatCTTAAATATTTACCTTTAGCTTTACTTTAAGAACTTGAACTCTTTAGAAATTTTTAATAAGTCGAAGGACtcttattaaaacaaaatttttaaaagctttAGAAACCTAAACACACTTTGTAAAGGGTTATTGGTTGACATTCAATTTGGACTAAATTTCAACcactaaaaaaattcaatgttagaaaatatctaCGTTTCTATAacaatgatataatattaaattctcCTTAATCTATCAGCATAAacattcttttaatattatttatttgaaaaaagatatatatttattcagTTATAAGGAAGATGAATGAAAATGGGTGGAATCTTAGTATTAAGAAAGCTGCTATTAAGGACCTTAATGAAGCTATCCTATCAAGAGAAAAggtataaaaaaagaaaaatcaaacaccCTTTTCACCTTTAACAATGATTCTTCACTTTATATCTCCACACTTGTGGCTGAAAGGGAAACCAATCGCACTCATATCctcctctctctttcttctttggcCGACACACATATTCTTCCAACTTGCTTcctatatttcatatataaatctctctcatttttctcctTTACATCTCcccaagaagaaaaaaaattccatttcTTTCCAATGGCTTCGAGCTCTTTGAAGCAGCAACGACCAGAGACGACATGGACGCCAAAGCAAAACAAGCTGTTCGAGAAAGCATTGGCATTGTACGACAAAGATACACCTGAGAGATGGCAAAATATCGCCACTGCAGTAGGCGGGAAGTCGGCCGATGAAGTTCAAAGACACTATGAGATACTCTTGGAAGACCTCCGGCGGATCGAGTCCGGTCGTGTTCCTATTCCCAATTACCGACGCACTAGCAATCGAGATGAAGAGTTGAGGTTAGTGAACTCAAAAGAtgatattcttttcttcttttctgttttgatTATTGGATGgtgattcaaaatatatatgtcgtttaacaaatattattgaatacATGTGAAACATATCTATATCTTAACCatagtttttaatatttcaaactatTGAAGCTGAAGATAGGTATcataatttggttttttgggCACTAGTTCCTTTCTATCATGTCGAATATTCTTTGGTtggtttttgagatttttgtattttggtaCCAGGCTTAGGTGAGTTTTATGTGCTTGGTTTTGTAGTTTTGTGATTAGGGTTTAGATTTTCTTTATATGGTAGGTGAATATTTTTGAGACtgagaataatattttgttggttgaatttattgaaatttattggTTAGTTTGGTGGCCACGTTCTTTcaagtatataattaattttgagttggtataatttatttaagtttaaccttttaaatatatagaaattagaaatgtgtgtttggaataaaatttgaagtatttaattttcaaaataagttcTTTAGAAGAAAACTACCTTTAGTAATcattcaaaatagttttggagtgttttttaaacaatttttaccaaaagaacttaaataaaaaagtttaaattgactTAAAAAACTAGAGcctaaaattttggtaaaattgattcaagaataattttaaaattaacacaattactcatatttttctatatttttcaatccaaccaacaaaattaaacattaaacaaacaagagttcaacaattttgttcttcttttttctttcttttgaaaatgtattcaCAAACAAGAGATGAGGAGATGATCGATACAATGCAACATCCTATCGAGATTGGCACACTCCTAACATTCAACATAATTAAGCTTATGGTTGGTTAATTATCTTTAAccaacaaaagttgaaaaatatatataaccccaaaaaaatgcataaactAATGGGAAAACTCcaaccaaaaaggaaaaacatttaattatcatagaaaaatgttagagcactaaataaattaatgataaaatataatctaCTTTCAATTCtagaattacaaaagaaataataacaacaataataataattttcttggTGTCTCTAAAATCACAACTAAACACAAAAGTTGataatcaagaaaaatttaattacattaacTCTATATAACACTAAATTAACACAAAACTCAAACAGGTAAAGATATGACATTATTATAACAAAAGTAAGCTTAATTCAAGAGTTATCATCCTGATCTCTTCCAtcttaaaagattaaaagttGCATTTCTCATCCCAGATCTCTTCCAtcttaaaagattaaaagctGCATTTCTCATCCcataattattgtattaaaataaaagatatgaTGACACTATAAAGATTTAAAACAGAAGAGCATCAGTTGGAACACATGCAAGATCTCCAACTTTGATTCAATGATTTAACTGTGACTTGCTTTAAGCTCTTTTCCCCATTCCTTTAAGTTGTAGGActaatttgaagaaaacacATTATATCTTAAATAGGAcagtgaaagaaaaatcaacagAATAAGCTAAAAGTTTTTTATGTTGAGATGCGTTCATCACTTTgcctttgatttttgttttgctaGGCTGTTGAAGTATCTGAAGCTTCAATGAAGAACTTGCCTACCGCTGCCACTATTCTCTTTCAATATCTCATCAAACACAAATGGCTCACTTGGCCTAGGTGgattcataaatattctacTGTACAagttttatatcttttaaatcaaCTCTCtctcaacaaattaaaagtgtaCAACCAACCATCtccatttgaatataattttgttatattttgagaACTAAACATGTCATTTGCATTTGTTTCTACAATACGGATTTAAGCATTTGAATCACGTACTTGTTGGTTTTTAAGATACatgcatgtatatatatatatatatatatacttatattcACTTGGTCTTGCAAATAAGTTTGTCGATCGACCCATCATTCATTGAACTTTATTTTAGTGGTTAAGTCTAAAAGAAAGGTATGTATGATCGACCCATCATTGATTGAACTTTATTTTAGTGGTTGAGTCTAAAAGAAAGGTATATATGAATTAACAGGGATCACATCTAAAGAGTTTTTAAGGATATAAAGTATGATTAGAAAAGGCTTACAAAAACTTAAGGCTATTACTAATACAAATTACAAAGTGCATTTTCTTTCGGTGCAATCCTAGAAGTTTGAGAGTGAAACatgttagatattatattaaattttcctCCACCCATAAACTTAATCTTTTGGGTTGAATTGGTAATTTAAGAAACATACTTAGTTTGGAGCAATTATATTTTGGATGATCAATCgataattttactaaaaagcagtaaagataaaatatgaattgtAGAGGTTGGTATTTTCACTTTTAAGAGCATTGGAAGACATAGATTTCTAATCTACTTTCcaatatcttttgaaaaattttaaaaagtattatattCTCACGAAATTCGTTATATGTttccttaattttaattaagaatctAAAGACatcattagaaaaataaaaacaggtTAAAACAACCAAATTTTAGGAAATAGAACTTGTGAggtaaattttagattcttaGTGGGGGAAAAATCACATTAAGAGGCAATGAATCAATATACTTCAACCATATAAAATCAACATCTCAACTCACGTTTCTTAAATCACAATGATTTCATTACTTAAAACTCTTAAAAGAGAATGTACATTCTCTTCTAGGGAGAATTtccaataattaaatgtatattaataatatgaaactcaattgatcaaatattaaacctattatgatataaaagaaaaaaaagaaagaaatttaagaaataaaaaaaatgattgaacaATATTAATTGTTGGACCTTGGGATAGCTTAACTTTGAGGGCATCTAGTACACATATTCTTGGTTTActttattccatttttcccTTTGTTCCAATTTTAAGCTCAATAAAGATAtgtcttttaatatatatgtgtgtatgtatgtgtatatgtatgtgtgtatattagtgggtttttttttttttaaatataataaattggtaaatatttacatCGCAAAGAACAATtctgaaaatggaaaaattctACAGACCCACAATAGAAAATACCAATAAAATACATGTCATGGTCAACACACGCGATTATTCGACCACAACACTTGCGAGTATTCTTATTAAGAACGATTGTGTACTACAGTCAtgatacacgattgtgtagttcttttttaacGATAAGGAAAATGGCTTCAAATTATACGAACGTGTTGACCATGACAAAAGTCGTGttgatcaagaaaaaaaattattgtgttaattatgGTAACAATTtcaatgtaaatatttgttaggaaTTCAAATCTAACAACCATATTAACTTTGGTAGgtgatcatttagatcatatcaacATGATTGTGTAGTTCTTCTTAAACTATGGAAAAAGAGTGAGCTTcatatttaaacgatcgtgtaatTAGATCATGTCAAAACGATATTTAAATGATCGATATCTTGATATTCTTGAatatgaggaagatgaagtagcttcaaacaattttgtcaaaaatggTGAAGATGAAATAGAAGATTTAAACTGAAGAATAAAACGTACGtttaaaaatacaagaaaaactagaagataagatgaagaaatcctagaagagaagatgaagaaatctagaaaagaaaatgaataaatctcaaataagaagaaagatagGTGACAAATTGTTTGTAATATTCAAAAGCAAAtctgaaaattatgaaaatattttaccggCTTTATgaacatttatgtaaattatcCTATTCTTTGTGTCATTGGCCTTAAACCActaattcacccaaaagcttaagcaaGTGGatcaagaaaattttaattgaggatagttgcaaatatagaaatttgattcaaaatatatattagaatatataacgaagtctatcaacgatagaagTCTCTCATTGATAGACGATGTAacaaatattggtttatcattgataaaccATAAGAGTCTATCAGCAATAGAAGTctatatatcattgatagacttttctatatttgcattttttataaaaaaaaaagatgtcaTATAATACATAATTAGGATTCTAAGACACAACAACTTCGTAGTTCCCATTTGCTTGTAATATATATCCTCCCACGATCTCAAATCGGATCACCAATAGAGCTAACTCACTATTCTCTAGACACAAAATCGAGTTGAGAGACCCAATGGGAAAGGGTTTGTGAGAGAGGGGGAGATGGAAATTTGGGAGAGAAGTAATCAAAATTACTTCAGAGGTGtggtttataatttaaaattttggtggGATTTTTAAGCAAGTAATAAAAATGGGCCACAACTCTTTTTACATTTGAAACAAAGCCTTTAAATAACCTATTTatatgcaaaaatgcatgtaattagttTACTAAAATTACTTCAAACGTGTGGTTTGTAGGTTTTATTGTGAATGTAAGTGGTGGTCATCGATGTGCATTTAATTGACAGTGGGCTCCAATCGGGatgtttcaatttgattaGAGTCGCTACATCGATGACTTGATGGCAAGACAATGAAGTTtctaaaagaatattgaattttACCCTTCTTGTGTCTATTGTTAAGCTTGACGGTCTTGTTTTTGCAGTCCAAGCAGCGAAGATGTTAACACTAGGAGCCATCAAATCTCAAATGTGATAAAACTTGGTCCTCCATATGAAAACGCCGTCACCACCGGTGACTGTTGctggctttttggcccttaatctcaaatttatttattttaattattcaattaatttatgttttgatgataacaaatctgattttttttattgacaattttattaatttgaatagaccatatcgtagagcttggaaaaatgattctaacgcctcttgaatcacccaaatcgaagttcaaatgaagaaaatattgctaaaagaaggttaacggaaaaatacccgagatggtgacgtggcgaccaagcattcaatttgaaccaattagagaaagtcacttggagcaatgaaggagtaacaaatgtggccttttgttatgttttattagcttttataaaaaaaatgaatttaaaaagaaaatgattttaatattattattttccttgtGTTTAACGGCTAGTTGtttaaaagatggtgaagttgttttattgatttctttttaaacaatgtattttgaaaagacatattattatattattatttgtattgtgtctaacggctaattaagtttaaatctcaaccattcatttttcttttacttatatctaatgacccaaatgattttgaatttatctttcctctctttttaaatacttcacatttacacaagatcaaaaatatctttacaatcctcaagcaaaaagccaacattgttattctctctaaagcttccaatttttattcttttcatcttattcttgagagcttcttattgtattgtgaggattaaatttgtgagcttcaaattgtatactcactcttttagagagttttcttttgtatgatttaaaaacttcaacatattgtaacggttggatcctaacccgtggaaaggatcgggtttgctcttgaacccgaaaaaggagcaagaatcggttcggctcaaatccgtggaaagagtccaaagaagattttcaatcaaaatcccaagaggtgcttgggaaagtggatgtaggttgagtttaaccgaaccactataaaattacggtgtcttcttctctaactcttttctaattattttttaatttaattttagttacatactcttattggttgagtttgattgcatactttcattcatatatttttatcaatcttgttatttaacaaagtttacaaagttctttatttaaatttaaaaagtatctaattagttgattttactttttatttgtcaaaaagtttatttaaaccctattcaccccctctagggttgccataccgatccaacaacTGTTTTACCTCTAATCTTGTCCCTACAAAAGCCTAATGTGGTAAAGTTGTGATTTTGCTTATCCCTATAAAGTTCTACGTAGACATTTTTTCATTAGGAAACCCTAATCACTTGGTGTAGTGATCTTGCTTACAACTACCTTCATTGTAATTTACCTCAAGAACGGGCTTCAACACGGCTAAGAACAATAtaagatctttttttttttttgttgatgtcCTCAATTATTCCTCTAATAAAGTTTAGTAAATCTTGCAGCTCTCTTCTTGTTAATCAGTTGTCAGGATAAATATCATCAGACGctttaggaaatattacctACTCAAACATCACTATAAGTTGTCATAGTACTatattcattctcttttttctgtttttaggGTATggtgttttggtttttgattaTTTGAAGAGTGCATATTTTAATAGAAACGTTACAttattacttgtcatattatCACTTTGAccttaacaaaataaaagccCATTGTTTAACTTTCTTTCTGCCACACCTCGTTCTAGGTTTACCCTCCTAACATAGATCCTGGCATGAAAATGCTTTATatgaaaacaacatttttcaacttaaatttCTATAGAACAAGTAATATAATATTctacaaaaattttagatgGACCTCCCTTAAAGTATGGGTTAGCCAAACCtgaaaagagagaaggttttcacttttatatatatataaaatttcttcAGGCTCAAAACAATATCGAGTGTGTCTCACCACACACTCACCCAACTAGTCCAAAGTCCCAATTAGAGTTTTTATTCAACTACAAAttagttacaaaaaaaaaatacagttTAATAAGAGACCTCACAAAACTTAAATCTTCATTATGACCCTTGCTACTTCTAATCACCCAATGATgcaatacaaaatttaagtatatacatacaaaaagaATGATAATCTACAATCAATGACAAAGATGTTCAACGTATGTTTGGTCCTTGACCGCTACCTAAGGGGttgaaaacattgaaaacGTGAGCTAAAAACTCAGTGATTGgcaagtttttaaaagtaaaagctCGTCAAACATGCTCTCGAGCTGTTTAAATATGatatcaataacaaaataataattaaaacattaaaaccaTATATTGCCATAAACCATAAGTGTTTGCCAACAAACATATACCCAATCTTACGAtggaaaaatgtttaaatatacGACAAAAAATAGCTCGCACATGATCAAGAAATCATGTGATCAAACTAAGCTCACGCGTATTTAGTATCCGCCACGGTGGCAACCTCTATCAAATCTGACCATCATAGAATACTAAAGACACAACCGAGAATAGCTCACACGTGATTCATATCCACAAGGAAATATGTTAAACTGAGCTCATGCATACTTAGCACCTACCACAATAACAACCACCATCCAATCTAACCATGAAAATATACTAAATACACGACTGAGAATAGCTCATACGTGATTCATATCTACAAGGAAACACACAGTCAAACTGAGCTCACACATATTTAAACCTACCAGAGTAACAACCTTCACATATGCTCCTATGTGCACACAGAGCCACCCACCATTGGTTAAGCTAGGTTCAAAGTCATATCACAATCCTCCATCCATATCCTCACCTAGGCTCAAGTTTTTGGATCTCCGATCACGACTTCTTTTAGTAATTGAATCCTCTGACAACTATAGGTAGCACTACATAACTACATTCACGTAGCCTTTAGGGAAATCACCAACattatttcataaacatcacatgttaaagtttaaaatcaaacatggTTAGAAACacaatttcaaatcattttcgATTCTTAGCCATCAGTACATAACTTTAGAACTCATTCAAGTCTAGTTATAAATTAAGCAGTTGTCATCTAAAACTTGCTTAGTAAGTTGGTTCAACCACagttccaaaatacaagagttcatgaaaaattaaaaatcatatttgaaaacatttctaACACATAGATCATAAAACAATCATATAAATTGTCACAGTCTAGCGTActataataacatatataaatttataacaaaattaatacttgaaaataaattaaaccacTCACTATCAGTGACTCAATCCCTCGGGAGTATACGTTTTTTCCACTTCAATTTGACCTAAGACAAACATTAAGGTCTCTCAATTATCTTCACATTTCAAGATATCacaactattttcaaaacatgtCATAAGATCAACTCAAACTATTTGATGTTCCAAAGATTCTACCTTTGAACCTTAAATTTCACATTAAACTCTTAACAAGATGAGCATCCAAACTTAGTACAAACTCAATggatcttttaaattaatatgcTCTTAGTCGCATTATCAATAATGTGAAAGATTTAGATCCTTTAACAAACTCAATGTCAAACTAACGAGTAAATAACTTAAGAGATTACCCATTCTTGTCCTAAATGATCTTAAGTGCGGTGAACACAATCTTCCATCAAACAATATGTGTAATATCAAGTTcattataaaactaaatggGTATTCACGAATcttatggaaattaattaccCAAAATCTTACCAAACACTTATAAAAGTAGCCTTAATCCTAATGGATAGTACCCTATAGACTTTCTACTTTGAAAACAA
Coding sequences within:
- the LOC101213626 gene encoding protein RADIALIS-like 3; translation: MASSSLKQQRPETTWTPKQNKLFEKALALYDKDTPERWQNIATAVGGKSADEVQRHYEILLEDLRRIESGRVPIPNYRRTSNRDEELRLLKYLKLQ